One genomic window of Polyangium aurulentum includes the following:
- a CDS encoding aspartate-semialdehyde dehydrogenase, whose amino-acid sequence MASVVAVVGATGVVGREMLRTLEARRFPAKKVIALASPRSAGARVPYAGGELVVEVARPEAFEGVDIALFSAGASASRELGPMAAERGAVVIDNSSAWRMDPEVPLVVPEVNMDAAARRPKGIIANPNCSTIQMVVALKPLHDAARLKHVIVSTYQAASGKGNAAMEELVAQTQQLAGGEEPTAKVFPATLAGNLLMDWKAGSLPDWSEEELKMVHETRKILGDAEIGVTPTTVRVPVITGHSEAVHAQFHRPMTAKEALDLLRNAPGVSLMEGPYAPGQHPQPRRSAGTDEVFVGRVRDDLAVPGAINLWVVADNLRKGAALNAVQIAERLVR is encoded by the coding sequence ATGGCGAGCGTTGTCGCGGTCGTGGGCGCCACCGGCGTGGTGGGACGGGAGATGCTTCGGACCCTGGAGGCGAGGCGTTTTCCGGCGAAAAAGGTCATCGCCCTCGCGTCGCCGCGCTCGGCGGGCGCGCGCGTGCCGTACGCGGGCGGCGAGCTCGTGGTCGAGGTGGCGCGCCCCGAGGCGTTCGAGGGCGTCGACATCGCCCTGTTCAGCGCGGGCGCCTCCGCCTCGCGCGAGCTCGGGCCGATGGCGGCCGAGCGCGGGGCGGTCGTGATCGACAACTCGAGCGCGTGGCGGATGGATCCCGAGGTGCCGCTGGTCGTGCCCGAGGTGAACATGGACGCGGCGGCGCGCCGGCCGAAGGGGATCATCGCGAACCCCAATTGCAGCACCATCCAGATGGTCGTGGCGCTCAAGCCCCTGCACGACGCGGCGCGGCTCAAGCACGTGATTGTCTCGACGTACCAGGCGGCGAGCGGCAAGGGCAACGCGGCGATGGAAGAGCTCGTCGCGCAGACGCAGCAGCTCGCGGGCGGCGAGGAGCCGACGGCGAAGGTCTTCCCGGCGACCCTGGCGGGCAATCTCCTGATGGACTGGAAGGCCGGCAGCCTCCCCGACTGGTCCGAGGAGGAGCTCAAGATGGTGCACGAGACGCGCAAGATCCTCGGCGACGCCGAGATCGGCGTGACGCCGACCACGGTGCGCGTGCCCGTGATCACGGGCCATAGCGAGGCCGTGCACGCGCAGTTCCACCGCCCGATGACGGCGAAGGAGGCGCTGGATCTCCTGCGCAATGCGCCGGGCGTGAGCCTGATGGAGGGGCCCTACGCGCCCGGCCAGCACCCGCAGCCGCGGCGTTCGGCGGGCACGGACGAGGTCTTCGTCGGGCGTGTGCGCGACGATCTGGCGGTCCCGGGAGCGATCAACCTGTGGGTCGTCGCGGACAATCTGCGCAAGGGTGCGGCGCTCAATGCGGTGCAAATTGCGGAGAGGCTTGTGCGGTGA
- a CDS encoding protein kinase domain-containing protein yields MGYLINELLHAGSSTRVMGGVDASTGARVALKMPRGEAPAPEVLERLRHEHAMLSEVGVPGVIRVLGIEPCAQGLMLVMERWGESSLDAAIKKGPLPVGAALRLGAEVARALGEVHRRGIIHRDVKPPNVLVDAARTEVKLIDFGIATRRARHVEADAAAEELAGTLAYMAPEQTGRMNRAIDTRVDLYALGATLYQMLTGELPFATSNVAELIHAHIARTPPPVHERAKERKIPAAVSAIVARLMQKSPDARYQTADGAAHDLARAAEAWERTGTVAPFALAAHDWEDRIRKPSRLFGRDPELEALGEAFEAVCQGEVAVTLVAGPSGVGKSALVHALREQVRERQGIFAPGKFDLLQRGTPYAALSQALRSVVRRRLGDPAEVLAGWKAAWQDAAGPNGRILVDLIPELSHLLGETPPLVEVGPQEAKTRFQQTVQRFVRATATSAHPLVLFLDDLQWADPASLSLLQEIVADPDAGHLWIIGAYRDNEAGEDHPLHAMARAVEEGGRHVRTLVLAPLGAAALEQMVGDMLARPTDEVRTLSDLVNARTDGSPFFVEQFLRALHEQRLLTRDRETGRWLWEAESIERAGVTDNVGELLATKIGRLSPAVRRVLSRAACAGSSFEPALLVEAEGRAPQALEAALAELLHEGLIVALGDADPGGHAFVHDRVQQAAYEAIAAEERPAAHLALARALERRHGDLAGDAELFATLDHYVRALPLLVSAQERLHVAALCLRGGQRAKLGSAYAEAAGILRAGRELLGDAGWDEHPARTFDTHLALGEAEWLAGRPEVGEPLFGLCMARAEGLLMRSRVALVWATLLRTAGRLHDALRVLRPALAELGWSFPDEPAELQAFSKAQFERLAPTVRATSADAWSALPRCTEPLAHVAQSLLSELIISAAFSSPAFVPCSVFALLENTFQRGISPGSSYAAGVMAMLCIVAFHDIELAARCVDFVRSVLHDPRAASGLAMAAGCATAHYTLPMPETLAFWREAPAICEREGSISALGFCLVMPVGTRLLAGEHLASCVVPPNLREAQAREYASVYSALVPLLTQRAALDSAAIRRIVELPTSSDAARSYTAGSSTLAALHALSSEEALAFAVEGEPLYAASFAHPSDIMLLEGITILGAAHRPKDPVEAEKLREKVAFHRTRLGQYAAFNPSSFLHVKLLADAGEARAEGRHEDAARLYDEAIDQARRSGFVNDEALGLRLAGEMYLALGRERIARAYLRDAHDGYTRWGAHAVAASLRGRHPEFFDVAALVEPAVEPRPRGTSATTASSTSTVGVLNASIDIAAVLRSAQALAGDMVLGSLVGRVLRLLAENAGAERAALALVREGDLRVTAQLSVEPETLETALDEPVAGSTRLPAAVVQYVARSKEPVVLGQATADNRFDEDPYLRERRPASVLAVPLAHQGRLSGVMYLEQPQVANAFPEARVELASLLASQAATAIENATLYAEVQRKTEALLLSNEQLERQVAERTAELCAAKDMADKANKAKSDFLASMSHELRTPLNSILGYASILERMYGADPGARDGLRVIRASGEHLLTLINDVLDLAKIEAGKMDLSTKYVNLSVLVRTAANVCRVRAEQKGLAFTYEVEGATLVGVRADEKRLMQVLLNLLGNAIKFTERGRVHFTTSVLEEGSRPAECRARRRTVRFRVEDTGPGISPEHVARIFDPFEQAGDPRARAEGTGLGLSICKRIVDLMAGRIEVESELGKGSVFTVTLHLPEAASEAGDASGGWENVVGYRGERRAVLIADDSADNRGFVRDLIAPIGFEVVEAEDGEAALRLARERRPAFVVMDLAMPEMDGYEATRRLRQDPAFEGLVIIASSASVTAAEIERSRAAGCDDFLPKPVHVDALLALISRFLDIEWIRGAGRGGAVDEGSAASSPAEPATPPSEEDRAALLEMAHRGSVRGLMQEMARIEAQDGRLGPWIAQLRALVRGFQLKAAQEFLQSSDGAAREA; encoded by the coding sequence GTGGGCTACCTGATCAACGAGCTTCTGCACGCGGGGTCGTCCACTCGCGTGATGGGCGGGGTCGACGCGAGCACCGGGGCGAGGGTTGCGCTCAAAATGCCGCGCGGGGAAGCGCCGGCGCCGGAGGTGCTGGAGCGGCTGCGGCACGAGCACGCCATGTTGAGCGAGGTCGGCGTGCCGGGCGTCATCCGCGTCCTCGGGATCGAGCCGTGCGCGCAGGGACTCATGCTCGTCATGGAGCGCTGGGGGGAGTCGTCGCTCGACGCGGCGATCAAGAAGGGCCCGCTGCCCGTCGGGGCGGCATTGAGGCTCGGCGCCGAGGTGGCGCGCGCGCTCGGCGAGGTGCACCGGCGCGGGATCATCCATCGCGACGTCAAACCCCCGAACGTGCTCGTCGACGCCGCGCGCACCGAGGTGAAGCTGATCGACTTCGGGATCGCGACGCGGCGCGCTCGGCACGTCGAGGCAGACGCCGCCGCCGAGGAGCTCGCGGGGACGCTCGCGTACATGGCCCCGGAGCAGACGGGGCGAATGAACCGGGCGATCGACACGCGCGTCGATCTGTATGCGCTCGGGGCGACCCTCTACCAGATGCTCACGGGGGAGCTGCCCTTCGCGACCTCGAACGTGGCGGAGCTGATCCACGCGCACATCGCGCGGACGCCGCCTCCGGTCCACGAGCGAGCCAAGGAGCGCAAGATCCCCGCCGCGGTGAGCGCCATCGTGGCCAGGCTGATGCAAAAGAGCCCCGACGCGCGCTACCAGACCGCGGACGGCGCGGCGCACGACCTCGCGAGGGCGGCCGAGGCGTGGGAAAGGACGGGCACCGTCGCGCCGTTCGCCCTCGCAGCGCACGACTGGGAGGACCGGATTCGCAAGCCATCGCGGCTCTTCGGCAGGGATCCGGAGCTCGAGGCGCTGGGGGAGGCGTTCGAGGCCGTTTGTCAGGGCGAGGTGGCCGTCACGCTGGTCGCGGGGCCGTCGGGGGTGGGCAAGTCGGCGCTGGTGCACGCGCTGCGCGAGCAGGTGCGGGAACGGCAGGGGATCTTTGCGCCGGGCAAGTTCGACCTCTTGCAGCGCGGCACGCCGTACGCGGCGCTGTCGCAGGCGCTGCGCTCGGTGGTGCGGCGCAGGCTCGGCGATCCGGCGGAGGTGCTCGCAGGGTGGAAGGCGGCGTGGCAGGACGCGGCAGGCCCGAACGGGCGCATCCTGGTGGATCTGATCCCGGAGCTGTCGCACCTGCTCGGCGAGACGCCGCCGCTCGTGGAGGTGGGGCCGCAGGAGGCGAAGACCCGCTTCCAGCAGACCGTGCAGCGATTCGTGCGGGCCACGGCGACGAGCGCGCACCCGCTCGTGCTCTTCCTCGACGACCTTCAATGGGCGGACCCGGCGTCGCTGTCGTTGTTGCAGGAGATCGTGGCCGATCCGGACGCCGGGCACCTGTGGATCATCGGCGCCTATCGGGACAACGAGGCCGGCGAGGATCACCCGCTGCACGCCATGGCGAGGGCCGTGGAAGAGGGCGGCCGTCACGTGCGCACGCTCGTGCTCGCGCCGCTCGGGGCGGCGGCGCTCGAGCAGATGGTCGGGGACATGCTCGCGCGTCCCACGGACGAGGTCCGGACGCTGTCGGATCTGGTGAACGCGAGGACCGACGGCAGCCCGTTTTTCGTGGAGCAATTCCTGCGGGCGCTGCACGAGCAGAGGCTCCTCACGCGCGATCGCGAGACGGGCCGGTGGCTCTGGGAGGCCGAGTCCATCGAGCGCGCGGGCGTGACCGACAACGTGGGCGAGCTGCTGGCGACCAAGATCGGCAGGCTCTCGCCGGCGGTGCGGCGCGTGCTGTCACGCGCAGCCTGCGCGGGTTCGAGCTTCGAGCCCGCGCTGCTCGTGGAGGCGGAGGGGCGCGCGCCCCAGGCGCTCGAGGCGGCCCTGGCGGAGCTTCTGCACGAGGGGCTCATCGTGGCGCTCGGGGACGCCGATCCCGGCGGGCACGCGTTCGTGCACGACCGGGTGCAGCAGGCCGCGTACGAGGCGATCGCGGCCGAGGAACGCCCCGCGGCGCACCTCGCCCTCGCGCGAGCCCTCGAGCGGCGCCACGGCGATCTCGCCGGAGACGCGGAGCTGTTCGCGACGCTCGATCACTACGTGCGCGCGCTGCCGCTGCTCGTATCCGCGCAGGAGCGGCTGCACGTGGCGGCGCTCTGCCTGCGCGGCGGGCAGCGAGCGAAGCTCGGGTCGGCGTACGCCGAGGCCGCGGGCATCCTGCGCGCGGGGCGCGAGCTGCTCGGCGACGCGGGCTGGGACGAGCATCCGGCGCGCACGTTCGACACGCACCTCGCGCTGGGCGAGGCGGAGTGGCTGGCCGGCCGGCCCGAGGTGGGCGAGCCGCTCTTCGGGCTGTGCATGGCGCGAGCGGAGGGGCTGTTGATGCGCAGCCGCGTGGCGCTCGTCTGGGCGACGCTCCTGCGCACCGCAGGCCGGCTCCACGATGCGCTGCGGGTCCTGCGGCCGGCGCTCGCCGAGCTCGGGTGGTCGTTCCCGGACGAACCCGCCGAGCTACAGGCCTTCTCCAAGGCCCAGTTCGAGCGCCTCGCGCCGACCGTGCGCGCCACCTCTGCCGACGCGTGGAGCGCGCTGCCGCGCTGCACCGAGCCCCTGGCGCACGTCGCGCAGTCGCTCTTGAGCGAGCTCATCATCTCCGCGGCGTTCTCTTCGCCCGCGTTCGTGCCATGCAGCGTGTTCGCGCTGCTCGAGAACACGTTTCAGCGCGGCATCAGCCCGGGATCGAGCTACGCCGCGGGCGTGATGGCCATGCTCTGCATCGTCGCCTTCCACGACATCGAGCTGGCCGCGAGGTGCGTCGACTTCGTCAGGAGCGTTCTGCACGACCCGCGCGCGGCGAGCGGCCTCGCCATGGCTGCGGGCTGCGCCACCGCGCACTACACGCTGCCGATGCCCGAGACGCTCGCGTTCTGGCGAGAGGCGCCCGCGATATGCGAGCGGGAGGGATCGATCAGCGCGCTCGGGTTCTGTCTGGTGATGCCCGTGGGGACGCGGCTGCTCGCCGGCGAGCACCTCGCGAGCTGCGTCGTGCCCCCCAACCTCAGGGAAGCGCAGGCCCGGGAGTACGCGAGCGTCTACAGCGCGTTGGTCCCGCTGCTCACCCAGCGCGCCGCCCTCGACTCCGCGGCCATCCGGCGCATCGTCGAGCTTCCGACGAGCTCGGATGCGGCACGCAGCTACACGGCTGGATCGTCCACCCTGGCAGCGCTGCATGCGCTGTCGAGCGAGGAGGCGCTCGCGTTCGCCGTCGAGGGCGAGCCGCTCTACGCGGCGTCCTTTGCCCACCCGTCGGACATCATGCTGCTCGAGGGCATCACCATCCTCGGCGCGGCGCATCGGCCCAAAGACCCTGTCGAGGCCGAGAAGCTCCGCGAGAAGGTCGCGTTTCATCGCACCCGGCTCGGGCAATACGCCGCGTTCAACCCCTCGAGCTTCCTGCACGTCAAGCTCCTCGCGGACGCCGGCGAAGCGCGCGCCGAAGGCCGCCACGAGGACGCCGCGCGCCTCTACGACGAGGCCATCGATCAAGCGCGCCGGAGCGGCTTCGTGAACGACGAGGCGCTCGGCCTGCGGCTCGCCGGCGAGATGTACCTCGCGCTCGGACGAGAGCGCATCGCGCGCGCTTATCTGCGCGACGCGCACGACGGGTACACGCGCTGGGGCGCGCACGCCGTGGCCGCGAGCCTGCGCGGCAGACATCCCGAGTTTTTCGACGTGGCGGCGCTCGTCGAGCCCGCCGTCGAGCCACGCCCGCGAGGCACCTCCGCGACGACCGCCAGCTCGACGAGCACGGTGGGGGTGCTCAACGCCAGCATCGACATCGCGGCCGTGCTGCGCTCCGCGCAGGCGCTCGCGGGAGACATGGTCCTCGGCTCGCTCGTGGGCCGGGTCCTGCGCCTGCTCGCGGAGAACGCGGGCGCGGAGCGGGCGGCGCTCGCGCTCGTGCGCGAGGGAGATCTGCGCGTCACGGCGCAGCTCAGCGTGGAGCCGGAGACGCTCGAGACCGCCCTCGACGAGCCCGTCGCCGGCTCGACGCGGCTGCCTGCGGCGGTCGTGCAGTACGTCGCGCGGAGCAAGGAGCCGGTCGTGCTCGGACAGGCGACCGCCGACAACCGCTTCGACGAAGATCCGTACCTGCGCGAGCGCCGGCCTGCGTCGGTGCTCGCGGTGCCGCTCGCGCATCAGGGGCGGCTCTCGGGCGTGATGTACCTCGAGCAGCCGCAGGTCGCGAACGCGTTCCCCGAGGCGCGCGTCGAGCTGGCCTCGCTGCTCGCGTCGCAGGCGGCGACGGCGATCGAGAACGCGACGCTGTACGCCGAGGTGCAGCGCAAGACCGAGGCGCTGCTCCTGTCGAACGAGCAGCTCGAGCGGCAGGTGGCGGAGCGGACGGCGGAGCTGTGCGCGGCGAAGGACATGGCGGACAAGGCCAACAAGGCCAAGAGCGATTTCCTCGCGAGCATGAGCCACGAGCTGCGCACGCCGCTCAACAGCATCCTCGGCTACGCGAGCATCCTCGAGCGCATGTACGGCGCGGATCCGGGGGCGCGCGACGGGCTGCGGGTGATCCGCGCCTCCGGCGAGCACCTTCTCACGCTGATCAACGACGTGCTCGATCTGGCGAAGATCGAGGCCGGGAAGATGGATCTTTCGACGAAGTACGTGAACCTGTCGGTGCTCGTGCGCACGGCCGCCAACGTGTGCCGGGTGCGCGCCGAGCAGAAGGGGCTCGCGTTCACGTACGAGGTCGAGGGCGCCACGCTCGTGGGCGTGCGGGCCGACGAGAAGCGGCTGATGCAGGTGCTTTTGAACCTTCTCGGAAACGCCATCAAGTTCACGGAGCGGGGCCGGGTGCATTTCACGACCTCGGTGCTCGAGGAGGGATCGCGGCCCGCCGAGTGCCGCGCGCGGCGCAGGACGGTGCGTTTCCGCGTCGAGGACACCGGGCCCGGCATCTCGCCCGAGCACGTGGCGCGCATCTTCGACCCGTTCGAGCAGGCCGGCGACCCGCGGGCGAGGGCCGAGGGCACGGGGCTCGGTCTCTCGATCTGCAAGCGGATCGTGGATCTGATGGCGGGCCGGATCGAGGTCGAGAGCGAGCTCGGCAAGGGCAGCGTCTTCACGGTGACGCTGCACCTGCCCGAGGCGGCGAGCGAGGCGGGGGACGCGTCCGGCGGCTGGGAGAACGTCGTCGGCTACCGGGGCGAGCGGCGCGCGGTGCTGATCGCGGACGACAGCGCGGACAACCGCGGCTTCGTGCGCGACCTGATCGCGCCGATCGGCTTCGAGGTCGTCGAGGCCGAGGACGGCGAGGCGGCGCTGCGCCTCGCGCGCGAGCGGCGGCCCGCGTTCGTCGTGATGGATCTCGCGATGCCGGAGATGGATGGCTACGAGGCCACGCGGCGGCTGCGGCAGGATCCGGCGTTCGAGGGGCTCGTGATCATCGCGTCGTCGGCGAGCGTGACGGCGGCGGAGATCGAGCGGAGCCGCGCCGCGGGCTGCGACGATTTCCTCCCCAAGCCCGTGCACGTGGACGCGCTGCTCGCGCTGATCTCGCGCTTCCTCGATATCGAGTGGATCCGCGGCGCGGGCCGGGGGGGCGCGGTCGACGAGGGGAGCGCGGCGAGCTCTCCGGCGGAGCCCGCGACGCCGCCTTCCGAGGAGGATCGGGCGGCGCTCCTGGAGATGGCGCATCGAGGAAGCGTGCGGGGTTTGATGCAGGAGATGGCGCGGATCGAGGCCCAGGATGGGCGGCTCGGACCCTGGATCGCGCAGCTACGCGCGCTCGTGCGCGGGTTCCAGCTCAAGGCTGCGCAGGAGTTTCTGCAGAGCAGCGACGGCGCCGCGCGCGAGGCGTGA
- a CDS encoding class I SAM-dependent methyltransferase, translating into MHRFEKAEDWAKEFDDPARDAWQKPAEVVALMKIAPGMTVADIGAGTGYFEPHLSRAVGPSGKVLALDVEPDMVRYLGERAKREKLANVEARAAQLADPGLGDASVDRVLIVDTWHHIDARPAYAAKLLKALKPGGLVVIVDFTMDAKHGPPKEHRIAPEKIVEELKGAGLPAQIATESLPEQYIVIGARGAT; encoded by the coding sequence GTGCACCGCTTCGAGAAGGCCGAGGACTGGGCGAAGGAGTTCGACGATCCGGCGCGCGACGCGTGGCAGAAGCCCGCGGAGGTCGTTGCGCTGATGAAGATCGCGCCGGGGATGACCGTGGCCGACATCGGCGCGGGGACGGGGTACTTCGAGCCGCACCTGTCGCGCGCGGTGGGCCCCTCGGGCAAGGTGCTCGCGCTCGACGTCGAGCCCGACATGGTGCGCTACCTCGGCGAGCGCGCGAAGCGCGAGAAGCTCGCCAACGTGGAGGCCCGCGCGGCCCAGCTCGCGGATCCGGGCCTCGGCGACGCCTCGGTCGATCGCGTGCTCATCGTCGACACGTGGCACCACATCGACGCGCGCCCCGCCTATGCGGCCAAGCTGCTGAAGGCGCTCAAGCCCGGCGGGCTCGTCGTGATCGTCGACTTCACGATGGACGCCAAGCACGGCCCGCCCAAGGAGCACCGCATCGCGCCCGAGAAGATCGTCGAGGAGCTGAAGGGCGCGGGCCTGCCCGCGCAGATCGCGACCGAGAGCCTGCCCGAGCAGTACATCGTGATCGGCGCGCGCGGCGCTACCTGA
- a CDS encoding PAS domain-containing protein: protein MKDEVADELAALRARVAELEGALAEHRALPYAAFFERSLVLLCVASPDGRFLRLNPAWERTLGWTDAELRGRPFLDFVHPDDRDATIAASQAVAEGNAVIAFENRYQCKDGSYRYLRWHTAPTDEHGRHYAVAQDITLQRTAEQRARVFEDTILSSATGTLVLHLEQPGDPASLRLVIANDAASKLCGVDLQAELGRSIVEIFPNVLEAGLAALYAELASAGGTRDFGEVEYGDDRVTRGTFAIKAYALPNRRVCITFENVTERRRIEAALRQTIQQEAIIRAQAAALAELSTPLIPLTEEVVVMPLVGTVDSGRAQQVIDTLLTGIERSGARIVILDITGVALVDTQVADAFIRAARSAKLLGAKVMITGIRPEVAMTLIGLAVDLGGIMTHGSLQTGIAAALGWRRG, encoded by the coding sequence GTGAAAGACGAAGTCGCTGACGAGCTGGCCGCCCTGCGCGCGCGGGTGGCCGAGCTCGAGGGGGCGCTCGCCGAGCACCGCGCCCTCCCCTATGCCGCATTCTTCGAGCGGAGCCTGGTCCTGCTCTGCGTCGCCAGCCCCGACGGCCGTTTCCTGCGGCTGAACCCCGCCTGGGAGCGGACGCTCGGCTGGACCGACGCCGAGCTGCGGGGCCGCCCCTTCCTCGATTTCGTGCACCCCGATGACCGCGACGCGACGATCGCCGCGTCCCAGGCCGTCGCCGAGGGGAATGCGGTGATTGCCTTCGAGAATCGCTACCAGTGCAAGGACGGCTCCTACCGCTATCTGCGCTGGCACACCGCGCCCACGGACGAGCACGGCAGGCATTACGCCGTGGCGCAGGACATCACCCTCCAGCGCACGGCCGAGCAGCGCGCCCGCGTCTTCGAGGACACCATTCTCAGCTCGGCGACGGGCACGCTCGTCCTGCACCTCGAGCAGCCCGGCGACCCCGCCTCGCTGCGGCTCGTGATCGCCAATGACGCGGCCAGCAAGCTCTGTGGGGTCGATTTACAAGCCGAGCTCGGTCGTTCGATCGTGGAGATCTTTCCCAATGTCCTCGAGGCGGGGCTCGCGGCGCTCTACGCGGAGCTCGCGAGCGCGGGAGGCACGCGCGATTTCGGCGAGGTCGAGTACGGCGACGATCGGGTCACGAGGGGCACCTTCGCGATCAAGGCCTACGCGCTGCCCAATCGCCGGGTCTGCATCACGTTCGAGAACGTCACCGAGCGCAGGCGGATCGAGGCCGCGCTGCGCCAGACCATCCAGCAGGAAGCGATCATCCGCGCGCAGGCCGCGGCCCTCGCCGAGCTGTCGACGCCGCTCATCCCGCTGACCGAGGAGGTCGTGGTCATGCCGCTGGTCGGCACGGTCGACAGCGGTCGCGCCCAGCAGGTGATCGACACCCTGCTCACGGGGATCGAGCGCAGCGGCGCGAGGATCGTGATCCTCGACATCACGGGCGTCGCGCTCGTCGACACGCAGGTGGCCGACGCCTTCATCCGCGCGGCCCGATCGGCGAAGCTGCTCGGCGCCAAGGTGATGATCACGGGGATCCGGCCCGAGGTCGCCATGACGCTGATCGGCCTCGCGGTCGATCTCGGCGGCATCATGACCCACGGATCGCTGCAGACGGGCATCGCCGCCGCGCTCGGGTGGCGCCGGGGCTGA
- a CDS encoding response regulator — MALHREPVVLIADDDPHSIELIHSALGGEPIELTVANDGKGTLKAALSGQPDIILLDVLMEGIDGFEICRMLKDEEATREIPIVFMTSITDVSARVKAFRLGGVDYIVKPFEPEELVARVRTQLSLRSMTKFLKEHNSRLERQIAERVAAEAARDELTRELVARTEELRQANEMLSRELRERELSEVARAALQDQLLLAHQQRLRELSTPLMPISDKVMVMPLIGSMDIQRAQQVMESALEGAAQRRAECVILDVTGMKEIDAGVADLLVRAGQGLRLLGARVIITGIRPEVARALVELGASLDTIVTRATLQDGVAHAMQVSGGKFVAPFRTRTS, encoded by the coding sequence ATGGCACTACACCGAGAGCCCGTCGTCCTCATCGCCGACGACGACCCGCACAGCATCGAGCTGATTCACAGCGCGCTCGGCGGCGAGCCGATCGAGCTCACCGTCGCGAACGATGGCAAGGGGACGCTGAAGGCCGCTCTCTCGGGGCAGCCGGATATCATCCTCCTCGACGTGCTGATGGAGGGCATCGACGGCTTCGAGATCTGCCGGATGCTCAAGGACGAGGAGGCCACGCGGGAGATCCCGATCGTCTTCATGACCTCGATCACCGACGTGAGCGCCCGGGTCAAGGCATTCCGGCTTGGGGGCGTCGATTACATCGTCAAGCCCTTCGAGCCCGAGGAGCTGGTGGCCCGTGTGCGCACCCAGCTCTCGCTCCGGAGCATGACGAAGTTCCTGAAAGAGCACAATTCTCGCCTGGAGCGGCAAATCGCCGAGCGCGTCGCCGCCGAGGCCGCGCGCGACGAGCTCACCCGGGAGCTGGTGGCCCGCACCGAGGAATTGCGCCAGGCCAACGAGATGCTCTCGCGCGAGCTCCGAGAGCGCGAGCTCTCCGAGGTGGCCCGCGCCGCGCTCCAGGATCAGCTCCTGCTCGCGCACCAGCAGCGCCTGCGCGAGCTGTCGACGCCGCTCATGCCCATCAGCGACAAGGTCATGGTCATGCCGCTCATCGGCTCCATGGACATCCAGCGCGCGCAGCAGGTGATGGAGAGCGCCCTCGAAGGGGCCGCCCAGCGCCGCGCCGAGTGCGTCATCCTGGACGTCACGGGCATGAAGGAAATCGACGCCGGGGTCGCGGACCTGCTCGTGCGCGCCGGCCAGGGCCTGCGCCTGCTCGGCGCGCGCGTGATCATCACCGGAATCCGTCCCGAGGTCGCGCGCGCATTGGTGGAGCTCGGCGCCTCGCTCGATACGATCGTCACCCGGGCGACCCTCCAGGATGGCGTCGCCCACGCAATGCAAGTCTCTGGAGGCAAATTCGTCGCGCCTTTCCGCACGCGAACGAGCTGA